The following proteins come from a genomic window of Rissa tridactyla isolate bRisTri1 chromosome 11, bRisTri1.patW.cur.20221130, whole genome shotgun sequence:
- the HMGXB3 gene encoding HMG domain-containing protein 3 isoform X1, producing the protein MRLAFRSAAASAPLLRPGWDVTTARFASSKRSSPPPPAMEAPYDGTEVTVVMEEIEGTYTYASPVPSKKKKKYKSTGDHGEKAKKPRSAYLLYYYDIYLKVQQELPHLPQSEINKKISESWRLLSVAEKSYYLEKAKLEKEGLDPNSKVSTRTAVVPDIPGFRKILPRSDYIIIPKTTLQEDRSRQSLELCVTQGQAASEGLTASTNITNVSRDAVQNILSVDSSHVGISEQCIAIEGLAEEAASFGQPDAVEEVVASEVLSHYVGPVTEKVAGDILLDEASLEIEGQPYQTARVVIEETLVSSSTDISNGSIAVARPQVSDGVSVVTVVTGRDTEESSSSTPATQFIMLPLPAHSVVENPASIKLTTTYTRRGHGNCTNPGCSFTYVTRHKPPKCPTCGNFLGGKWIPKEKQPKSKSEPNSGTSLKTPAAKRGQQSAFTEPAAVSESTSKSALESSEAVSQLLNAVPVGGRMQEREWEEVIISEAHILANNVLAEDRGSAVGVMLGQESQRQGDSSLEQAEKDSLGLGMPPSSEVPSPNASAKKPMGIDAPAATHKGQEVKSKPRPKPSLLAAARPMRAILPAPASVGREASTEQPSNRQAFANTDKHSPVRTSGLKPSTLKQLGQSILQPPSAEERKLHSALTSRASQVKVVEVKPDIFPSYKYSCTVTLDLGLATSRGRGKCKNPSCSYVYTNRHKPRICPSCGYNLAKDRAEKTAKSLEVSPGQSDVLNTSEPLTPSQKEIQRQSTLQLLRKVMQIPENESELAEVFTLIHELNSSRLILSNVSEETVTIEQTSWSNYYESPSAQCLLCNSPLFKGGQNSLAGPQECWLLTANRLQVVTAQVKVCLNPQCLALHSFTDIYTGLFNVGNKLLVSLDLLFTIRNHIKLGEDPRVAVGNILDSVQEQTEKSLSPDEQVQLQELLCNGYWAFECLTVRDYNDMICGICGITPKVEIAQRNVENVLALKNIEFTWPEFLPSSEVNVEDFWSTMETEVIEQMAFPSSIPITKFDASIVAPFFPPLMRGAMVINTEKDKNLNAQTVPGNGSALVRLLQEENFRLELINSYSEKELQSFLTQCSIPWEASATKDQLCYSLLALYEFVQNGTSVTQVSAHHTGGKIYKVCPHQVVCGSKYIVRGENARDHVDLLVSSRHWPPVYVVDTASSVALCADVCCPGLTSQMWGKNQGCFSDPMDPPTYVSCPELLDQHYSVDMTVAEHSVQHPITKSSTRRIVHTGSEQNSHRDPTAQHHCISLCRELEPYSAIIAAINDSKTSNIRQRPITFENATHYYLYNRLMDFLTSREIVNRQIQEIVQSCQPGEVVIRDALYRLGVAQIKTETEEDEEGKQEDDRGC; encoded by the exons ATGCGGCTGGCCTTTCGCTCCGCCGCTGCCTCCGCCCCGCTGCTGCGCCCCGGCTGGGACGTGACCACAGCTCGCTTTGCCTCCTCCAAGcgctcctccccgccgccgcccg cAATGGAGGCCCCATATGATGGCACTGAAGTGACTGTGGTAATGGAGGAAATAGAGGGCACTTACACTTATGCATCACCGGTGCCgtctaagaagaaaaagaaatataaaagtacTGGTGATCATggagaaaaagccaaaaagccTAG ATCTGCTTACCTCCTCTACTATTATGACATTTACTTGAAAGTACAGCAAGAGCTCCCACACCTCCCTCAATCTGAAATCAACAAAAAGATCAGTGAGAGCTGGAGGTTGCTCAGTGTGGCTGAGAAAAGTTATTACTTGGAGAAAGCCAAGCTAGAGAAAGAGGGATTGGACCCG AACTCCAAGGTGTCCACTCGAACTGCAGTAGTTCCAGACATTCCAGGTTTCCGTAAGATTCTTCCTCGCTCAGATTATATAATTATTCCCAAAACCACTCTTCAAGAGGACAGGAGCAGGCAATCGCTGGAACTGTGTGTGACACAGGGTCAGGCAGCATCTGAAGGGTTGACAGCTTCCACCAATATCACAAATGTCTCCCGTGACGCTGTGCAAAACATCCTTTCTGTGGACTCGAGCCATGTTGGCATTTCTGAGCAGTGCATTGCCATTGAAGGACTAGCAGAAGAGGCTGCTTCCTTTGGTCAGCCAGATGCCGTGGAAGAAGTGGTTGCATCAGAGGTTCTCTCTCACTATGTTGGGCCCGTGACAGAGAAAGTGGCTGGAGATATCCTCTTGGATGAGGCTTCCTTGGAAATAGAAGGGCAACCGTATCAGACAGCCCGGGTAGTTATTGAAGAGACTCTAGTTAGCAGCTCCACAGACATCTCCAATGGGAGCATCGCTGTGGCGCGTCCTCAGGTTTCAGACGGTGTGTCTGTGGTGACCGTGGTGACTGGGAGG GATACTGAAGAGAGTAGCTCCTCCACACCCGCTACACAGTTTATTATGTTACCTTTGCCAGCTCATTCTGTTGTGGAGAACCCAGCATCAATTAAATTG ACAACCACCTACACTCGCAGGGGACATGGAAACTGCACCAACCCTGGCTGTTCCTTCACTTACGTCACCAGGCATAAGCCACCAAAATGCCCGACATGTGGGAACTTCCTGGGAGGGAAATGGATCCCAAAG GAAAAGCAACCAAAAAGCAAATCTGAGCCAAATTCAGGCACCTCCCTTAAAACTCCGGCAGCTAAAAGAGGTCAGCAGTCAGCATTCACAGAACCGGCAGCTGTTAGTGAAAGTACCTCCAAGTCTGCCTTGGAAAGCTCGGAAGCTGTCAGCCAGCTGCTGAATGCTGTGCCTGTTGGAGGGCGAATGCAGGAGAGGGAGTGGGAGGAAGTGATCATCTCTGAGGCTCACATTCTTGCAAACAATGTGCTTGCTGAAGACAGAGGGAGTGCTGTTGGAGTGATGCTGGGTCAAGAGAGCCAACGGCAAGGAGACTCTTCTTTGGAGCAGGCAGAAAAAGATAGCTTAGGGCTGGGGATGCCACCCTCTTCTGAGGTGCCGAGTCCAAATGCCTCTGCAAAAAAGCCAATGGG AATTGATGCTCCAGCTGCTACACACAAAGGACAAGAAGTAAAGAGTAAACCAAGACCTAAGccctccctgctggctgcagcaagACCCATGCGAGCCATTCTGCCTGCACCAGCCAGTGTGGGGAGAGAAGCCAGCACGGAGCAGCCTAGCAACAGACAGGCCTTCGCAAATACTG ACAAGCATTCCCCTGTGAGAACATCAGGCTTGAAGCCCAGTACGCTGAAACAATTAGGCCAGTCGATTCTGCAGCCACCGAGTGCTGAGGAGCGAAAG CTCCACAGTGCTTTGACCAGTAGGGCGTCTCAGGTTAAAGTCGTGGAGGTCAAACCAGACATATTCCCTTCCTACAAGTACAGCTGCACCGTAACTTTG GATTTGGGATTGGCAACATCACGTGGCAGAGGGAAGTGCAAGAACCCCTCTTGTAGTTACGTGTATACAAACAGGCACAAGCCACGAATCTGTCCAAGCTGCGGATACAACCTTGCCAAAGACAGAGCTGAGAAAACAGCGAAATCCCTG GAGGTCAGTCCAGGTCAGTCTGATGTGCTGAACACCAGTGAGCCCCTAACCCCCTCCCAGAAAGAGATCCAACGTCAGTCCACCCTGCAACTGCTGCGCAAGGTAATGCAGATCCCAGAGAATGAATCGGAACTGGCCGAGGTCTTCACGCTCATCCATGAACTCAACAGTTCTCGGCTCATCCTGTCCAACGTGAGTGAGGAGACAGTCACCATAGAGCAGACCTCCTGGTCAAACTACTATGAGTCTCCATCTGCGCAGTGCCTCCTCTGTAACAGCCCGTTGTTCAAAGGGGGACAGAA TTCCCTTGCTGGTCCTCAGGAGTGCTGGCTGCTGACAGCTAATAGATTACAGGTGGTTACAGCTCAGGTCAAAGTGTGCTTGAACCCGCAGTGCCTGGCCCTCCATAGCTTCACTGATATTTACACAG GCCTTTTCAATGTGGGTAACAAGTTGCTGGTGAGCTTGGATCTCCTGTTTACGATCCGAAACCACATTAAACTTGGAGAGGATCCCAGAGTGGCTGTTGGCAATATTCTCGACTCTGTTCAGGAGCAAACTG aaaaaagccTGAGCCCTGATGAGCAGGTTCAGCTCCAGGAACTGCTGTGCAATGGCTACTGGGCCTTTGAATGCCTAACAGTTCGGGATTACAATGATATGATCTGTGGAATCTGTGGCATAACCCCCAAGGTGGAAATAGCCCAAAGGAATGTGGAAAATGTCCTGGCACTTAAAAATATAGAG TTTACTTGGCCAGAGTTCTTGCCATCAAGTGAAGTGAATGTAGAAGACTTCTGGTCCACGATGGAAACAGAGGTGATTGAGCAGATGGCTTTTCCTTCCAGCATCCCCATCACAAAATTTGATGCCTCTATTGttgctcctttcttccctccactGATGAGAGGAGCAATGGTGATCAATACTGAGAAAGACAAGAACCTGAATGCACAGACAGTGCCAG GTAATGGGAGTGCCTTGGTGAGGCTCCTTCAGGAGGAAAACTTCAGGCTTGAGCTGATAAACTCTTACAGCGAGAAAGAGCTGCAGAGCTTTCTGACACAGTGCAGCATCCCCTGGGAGGCTTCAGCTACAAAG GACCAGCTCTGCTACTCCCTCCTTGCTCTCTATGAGTTTGTACAGAATGGGACAAGTGTCACGCAAGTCTCTGCTCATCACACAGGAGGGAAAATCTACAAAGTGTGTCCACATCAG GTTGTGTGTGGCTCAAAGTACATAGTAAGAGGAGAAAATGCGCGGGATCATGTGGACTTGCTGGTTTCCTCACGTCACTGGCCTCCAGTGTATGTTGTTGATACAGCCTCGTCAGTGGCGCTGTGTGCAGACGTCTGCTGTCCTGGCCTGACTTCCCAGATGTGGGGGAAAAACCAGGGCTGCTTCTCTGACCCTATGGATCCTCCAACG taCGTGTCCTGCCCTGAACTGCTAGACCAGCACTACAGCGTAGACATGACTGTGGCTGAGCACTCTGTTCAGCACCCAATCACCAAGTCGTCGACACGCCGAATTGTTCACACGGGTTCAGAGCAGAACAGCCACCGAGACCCAACGGCTCAGCATCACTGCATCTCCCTGTGCCGAGAGCTGGAGCCTTACAGTGCCATCATCGCTGCTATCAACGACAGCAAAACTAGCAACATCCGCCAAAGGCCCATCACCTTCGAGAACGCCACGCACTATTACCTCTACAACCGCCTCATGGACTTCCTCACCAGCAGGGAAATTGTGAATCGGCAGATCCAGGAGATCGTACAGAGCTGCCAGCCTGGGGAGGTGGTAATTCGCGATGCTCTCTACCGGCTGGGAGTGGCCCAGATTAAAACAGAAACGGAAGAGGATGAAGAGGGGAAGCAAGAGGATGATAGAGGTTGCTGA
- the HMGXB3 gene encoding HMG domain-containing protein 3 isoform X2 translates to MRLAFRSAAASAPLLRPGWDVTTARFASSKRSSPPPPAMEAPYDGTEVTVVMEEIEGTYTYASPVPSKKKKKYKSTGDHGEKAKKPRSAYLLYYYDIYLKVQQELPHLPQSEINKKISESWRLLSVAEKSYYLEKAKLEKEGLDPNSKVSTRTAVVPDIPGFRKILPRSDYIIIPKTTLQEDRSRQSLELCVTQGQAASEGLTASTNITNVSRDAVQNILSVDSSHVGISEQCIAIEGLAEEAASFGQPDAVEEVVASEVLSHYVGPVTEKVAGDILLDEASLEIEGQPYQTARVVIEETLVSSSTDISNGSIAVARPQVSDGVSVVTVVTGRDTEESSSSTPATQFIMLPLPAHSVVENPASIKLTTTYTRRGHGNCTNPGCSFTYVTRHKPPKCPTCGNFLGGKWIPKEKQPKSKSEPNSGTSLKTPAAKRGQQSAFTEPAAVSESTSKSALESSEAVSQLLNAVPVGGRMQEREWEEVIISEAHILANNVLAEDRGSAVGVMLGQESQRQGDSSLEQAEKDSLGLGMPPSSEVPSPNASAKKPMGIDAPAATHKGQEVKSKPRPKPSLLAAARPMRAILPAPASVGREASTEQPSNRQAFANTDKHSPVRTSGLKPSTLKQLGQSILQPPSAEERKLHSALTSRASQVKVVEVKPDIFPSYKYSCTVTLDLGLATSRGRGKCKNPSCSYVYTNRHKPRICPSCGYNLAKDRAEKTAKSLVSPGQSDVLNTSEPLTPSQKEIQRQSTLQLLRKVMQIPENESELAEVFTLIHELNSSRLILSNVSEETVTIEQTSWSNYYESPSAQCLLCNSPLFKGGQNSLAGPQECWLLTANRLQVVTAQVKVCLNPQCLALHSFTDIYTGLFNVGNKLLVSLDLLFTIRNHIKLGEDPRVAVGNILDSVQEQTEKSLSPDEQVQLQELLCNGYWAFECLTVRDYNDMICGICGITPKVEIAQRNVENVLALKNIEFTWPEFLPSSEVNVEDFWSTMETEVIEQMAFPSSIPITKFDASIVAPFFPPLMRGAMVINTEKDKNLNAQTVPGNGSALVRLLQEENFRLELINSYSEKELQSFLTQCSIPWEASATKDQLCYSLLALYEFVQNGTSVTQVSAHHTGGKIYKVCPHQVVCGSKYIVRGENARDHVDLLVSSRHWPPVYVVDTASSVALCADVCCPGLTSQMWGKNQGCFSDPMDPPTYVSCPELLDQHYSVDMTVAEHSVQHPITKSSTRRIVHTGSEQNSHRDPTAQHHCISLCRELEPYSAIIAAINDSKTSNIRQRPITFENATHYYLYNRLMDFLTSREIVNRQIQEIVQSCQPGEVVIRDALYRLGVAQIKTETEEDEEGKQEDDRGC, encoded by the exons ATGCGGCTGGCCTTTCGCTCCGCCGCTGCCTCCGCCCCGCTGCTGCGCCCCGGCTGGGACGTGACCACAGCTCGCTTTGCCTCCTCCAAGcgctcctccccgccgccgcccg cAATGGAGGCCCCATATGATGGCACTGAAGTGACTGTGGTAATGGAGGAAATAGAGGGCACTTACACTTATGCATCACCGGTGCCgtctaagaagaaaaagaaatataaaagtacTGGTGATCATggagaaaaagccaaaaagccTAG ATCTGCTTACCTCCTCTACTATTATGACATTTACTTGAAAGTACAGCAAGAGCTCCCACACCTCCCTCAATCTGAAATCAACAAAAAGATCAGTGAGAGCTGGAGGTTGCTCAGTGTGGCTGAGAAAAGTTATTACTTGGAGAAAGCCAAGCTAGAGAAAGAGGGATTGGACCCG AACTCCAAGGTGTCCACTCGAACTGCAGTAGTTCCAGACATTCCAGGTTTCCGTAAGATTCTTCCTCGCTCAGATTATATAATTATTCCCAAAACCACTCTTCAAGAGGACAGGAGCAGGCAATCGCTGGAACTGTGTGTGACACAGGGTCAGGCAGCATCTGAAGGGTTGACAGCTTCCACCAATATCACAAATGTCTCCCGTGACGCTGTGCAAAACATCCTTTCTGTGGACTCGAGCCATGTTGGCATTTCTGAGCAGTGCATTGCCATTGAAGGACTAGCAGAAGAGGCTGCTTCCTTTGGTCAGCCAGATGCCGTGGAAGAAGTGGTTGCATCAGAGGTTCTCTCTCACTATGTTGGGCCCGTGACAGAGAAAGTGGCTGGAGATATCCTCTTGGATGAGGCTTCCTTGGAAATAGAAGGGCAACCGTATCAGACAGCCCGGGTAGTTATTGAAGAGACTCTAGTTAGCAGCTCCACAGACATCTCCAATGGGAGCATCGCTGTGGCGCGTCCTCAGGTTTCAGACGGTGTGTCTGTGGTGACCGTGGTGACTGGGAGG GATACTGAAGAGAGTAGCTCCTCCACACCCGCTACACAGTTTATTATGTTACCTTTGCCAGCTCATTCTGTTGTGGAGAACCCAGCATCAATTAAATTG ACAACCACCTACACTCGCAGGGGACATGGAAACTGCACCAACCCTGGCTGTTCCTTCACTTACGTCACCAGGCATAAGCCACCAAAATGCCCGACATGTGGGAACTTCCTGGGAGGGAAATGGATCCCAAAG GAAAAGCAACCAAAAAGCAAATCTGAGCCAAATTCAGGCACCTCCCTTAAAACTCCGGCAGCTAAAAGAGGTCAGCAGTCAGCATTCACAGAACCGGCAGCTGTTAGTGAAAGTACCTCCAAGTCTGCCTTGGAAAGCTCGGAAGCTGTCAGCCAGCTGCTGAATGCTGTGCCTGTTGGAGGGCGAATGCAGGAGAGGGAGTGGGAGGAAGTGATCATCTCTGAGGCTCACATTCTTGCAAACAATGTGCTTGCTGAAGACAGAGGGAGTGCTGTTGGAGTGATGCTGGGTCAAGAGAGCCAACGGCAAGGAGACTCTTCTTTGGAGCAGGCAGAAAAAGATAGCTTAGGGCTGGGGATGCCACCCTCTTCTGAGGTGCCGAGTCCAAATGCCTCTGCAAAAAAGCCAATGGG AATTGATGCTCCAGCTGCTACACACAAAGGACAAGAAGTAAAGAGTAAACCAAGACCTAAGccctccctgctggctgcagcaagACCCATGCGAGCCATTCTGCCTGCACCAGCCAGTGTGGGGAGAGAAGCCAGCACGGAGCAGCCTAGCAACAGACAGGCCTTCGCAAATACTG ACAAGCATTCCCCTGTGAGAACATCAGGCTTGAAGCCCAGTACGCTGAAACAATTAGGCCAGTCGATTCTGCAGCCACCGAGTGCTGAGGAGCGAAAG CTCCACAGTGCTTTGACCAGTAGGGCGTCTCAGGTTAAAGTCGTGGAGGTCAAACCAGACATATTCCCTTCCTACAAGTACAGCTGCACCGTAACTTTG GATTTGGGATTGGCAACATCACGTGGCAGAGGGAAGTGCAAGAACCCCTCTTGTAGTTACGTGTATACAAACAGGCACAAGCCACGAATCTGTCCAAGCTGCGGATACAACCTTGCCAAAGACAGAGCTGAGAAAACAGCGAAATCCCTG GTCAGTCCAGGTCAGTCTGATGTGCTGAACACCAGTGAGCCCCTAACCCCCTCCCAGAAAGAGATCCAACGTCAGTCCACCCTGCAACTGCTGCGCAAGGTAATGCAGATCCCAGAGAATGAATCGGAACTGGCCGAGGTCTTCACGCTCATCCATGAACTCAACAGTTCTCGGCTCATCCTGTCCAACGTGAGTGAGGAGACAGTCACCATAGAGCAGACCTCCTGGTCAAACTACTATGAGTCTCCATCTGCGCAGTGCCTCCTCTGTAACAGCCCGTTGTTCAAAGGGGGACAGAA TTCCCTTGCTGGTCCTCAGGAGTGCTGGCTGCTGACAGCTAATAGATTACAGGTGGTTACAGCTCAGGTCAAAGTGTGCTTGAACCCGCAGTGCCTGGCCCTCCATAGCTTCACTGATATTTACACAG GCCTTTTCAATGTGGGTAACAAGTTGCTGGTGAGCTTGGATCTCCTGTTTACGATCCGAAACCACATTAAACTTGGAGAGGATCCCAGAGTGGCTGTTGGCAATATTCTCGACTCTGTTCAGGAGCAAACTG aaaaaagccTGAGCCCTGATGAGCAGGTTCAGCTCCAGGAACTGCTGTGCAATGGCTACTGGGCCTTTGAATGCCTAACAGTTCGGGATTACAATGATATGATCTGTGGAATCTGTGGCATAACCCCCAAGGTGGAAATAGCCCAAAGGAATGTGGAAAATGTCCTGGCACTTAAAAATATAGAG TTTACTTGGCCAGAGTTCTTGCCATCAAGTGAAGTGAATGTAGAAGACTTCTGGTCCACGATGGAAACAGAGGTGATTGAGCAGATGGCTTTTCCTTCCAGCATCCCCATCACAAAATTTGATGCCTCTATTGttgctcctttcttccctccactGATGAGAGGAGCAATGGTGATCAATACTGAGAAAGACAAGAACCTGAATGCACAGACAGTGCCAG GTAATGGGAGTGCCTTGGTGAGGCTCCTTCAGGAGGAAAACTTCAGGCTTGAGCTGATAAACTCTTACAGCGAGAAAGAGCTGCAGAGCTTTCTGACACAGTGCAGCATCCCCTGGGAGGCTTCAGCTACAAAG GACCAGCTCTGCTACTCCCTCCTTGCTCTCTATGAGTTTGTACAGAATGGGACAAGTGTCACGCAAGTCTCTGCTCATCACACAGGAGGGAAAATCTACAAAGTGTGTCCACATCAG GTTGTGTGTGGCTCAAAGTACATAGTAAGAGGAGAAAATGCGCGGGATCATGTGGACTTGCTGGTTTCCTCACGTCACTGGCCTCCAGTGTATGTTGTTGATACAGCCTCGTCAGTGGCGCTGTGTGCAGACGTCTGCTGTCCTGGCCTGACTTCCCAGATGTGGGGGAAAAACCAGGGCTGCTTCTCTGACCCTATGGATCCTCCAACG taCGTGTCCTGCCCTGAACTGCTAGACCAGCACTACAGCGTAGACATGACTGTGGCTGAGCACTCTGTTCAGCACCCAATCACCAAGTCGTCGACACGCCGAATTGTTCACACGGGTTCAGAGCAGAACAGCCACCGAGACCCAACGGCTCAGCATCACTGCATCTCCCTGTGCCGAGAGCTGGAGCCTTACAGTGCCATCATCGCTGCTATCAACGACAGCAAAACTAGCAACATCCGCCAAAGGCCCATCACCTTCGAGAACGCCACGCACTATTACCTCTACAACCGCCTCATGGACTTCCTCACCAGCAGGGAAATTGTGAATCGGCAGATCCAGGAGATCGTACAGAGCTGCCAGCCTGGGGAGGTGGTAATTCGCGATGCTCTCTACCGGCTGGGAGTGGCCCAGATTAAAACAGAAACGGAAGAGGATGAAGAGGGGAAGCAAGAGGATGATAGAGGTTGCTGA